The following proteins are encoded in a genomic region of Bacteroidota bacterium:
- a CDS encoding DUF4153 domain-containing protein, producing MAFRFPSVSAVIKGTLDTLKRFPLPLLSAIIGSGICIYMLELKWDVQKDFEHLWKMVMCCGLGLNLFLSMSLISERRNHGAVQKYLAQFAGLLLLVGYYFLLPEFRRMTVTDGARYSLFSTGLHLLVAFSPFIARGEINGFWQFNKTLFLRFLLSVLYSGVLYLGLALALLAVDQLFNADIKGERYGQLWFFLSGVFNTWFFLAGVPKNLNELESVTDYPKGLKIFTQFILLPLLAVYLLILYAYGIKIIIQWELPKGWVSWLVNAFSVFGILSLLLIYPVRNDEGNTWIKIFSRWFYRALFPLIVLLGVAIGKRVMQYGITENRYFVLIVALWLAGIATYFLLSKTKNIKVIPVTLFFIAFLSSFGPWGAFSVSEKSQVNRLEKLLIEEKILVDGKIKKTTDTISDKKGRQIVSIVHYLDEHHHFDAIKSWFKENLDSILAPKDSNDYVYETGKILALMGLEDNYYYGYRDDERDEDDTATIKNFYYYARNESQQAVSVAGFDYSCNFNRSFYEGDNSYYNDSYYKIYFGKDSGIIKYSKESTDFVFVKNGKDILRFDLNAYVKKIASYNKEHKKHQYDQNIPNEMTLFEAKNDSVKMKLYMTNISGTKSKQEIKITQISGMMLLKLGSSQSDTIHAGIK from the coding sequence ATGGCTTTCCGATTTCCCTCCGTCTCCGCAGTAATAAAAGGCACTCTTGACACATTAAAAAGGTTTCCTCTTCCGCTTCTTTCCGCGATAATCGGGAGCGGAATCTGCATTTACATGCTTGAACTGAAATGGGACGTGCAAAAAGATTTTGAACACCTATGGAAAATGGTGATGTGCTGCGGGCTCGGGCTGAATTTGTTTTTATCCATGTCGCTGATTTCTGAAAGAAGAAATCATGGCGCTGTTCAGAAATATTTAGCGCAGTTTGCCGGATTGCTTCTTCTTGTCGGATATTATTTTCTTCTTCCGGAATTCAGGAGGATGACGGTTACGGATGGTGCGCGCTATTCACTGTTCAGCACCGGATTGCACCTGCTGGTGGCATTTTCACCTTTCATCGCGCGCGGAGAAATAAACGGTTTCTGGCAATTCAACAAAACTTTGTTCCTGCGTTTTTTGCTTTCTGTTTTGTATTCAGGAGTGCTTTATCTTGGACTTGCTCTTGCCTTGCTTGCCGTTGACCAACTTTTTAACGCTGATATAAAAGGTGAACGTTACGGACAACTTTGGTTTTTTCTTTCCGGAGTTTTCAATACATGGTTTTTTCTTGCTGGCGTACCGAAAAACCTTAATGAACTTGAATCTGTTACCGATTACCCGAAAGGATTAAAAATTTTTACGCAGTTTATTTTGCTCCCACTACTTGCTGTTTACTTGTTGATTCTTTACGCATATGGAATTAAGATCATCATTCAATGGGAACTTCCCAAAGGATGGGTTTCGTGGCTGGTAAATGCGTTTTCTGTTTTCGGAATTCTTTCTCTTCTGCTGATTTATCCTGTAAGAAATGATGAAGGTAACACATGGATAAAGATTTTTTCAAGATGGTTTTACCGCGCGCTGTTTCCGCTTATTGTTTTACTTGGAGTTGCAATCGGCAAGCGAGTCATGCAATATGGAATTACCGAGAACAGGTATTTTGTTTTGATTGTCGCTTTGTGGCTTGCCGGCATCGCCACTTATTTTCTGCTGAGCAAAACAAAAAATATCAAAGTGATTCCTGTTACACTTTTCTTTATTGCCTTTCTTTCCTCCTTCGGTCCGTGGGGAGCATTCAGCGTTTCAGAGAAAAGCCAGGTGAATAGATTGGAAAAACTTCTCATCGAAGAAAAAATTCTTGTGGATGGAAAAATAAAAAAGACAACCGATACGATTTCAGATAAAAAGGGAAGGCAGATTGTGTCCATCGTACATTATCTGGACGAACATCATCACTTCGATGCTATCAAGTCGTGGTTTAAAGAAAATCTCGATTCCATTCTCGCTCCGAAAGATTCAAATGATTATGTGTATGAAACAGGAAAAATTCTTGCGCTGATGGGGCTGGAAGACAATTATTATTACGGCTACCGCGATGATGAACGTGATGAGGATGACACTGCCACTATAAAGAATTTTTATTACTACGCACGGAATGAAAGCCAGCAGGCAGTTTCAGTGGCGGGATTTGATTATTCGTGCAATTTCAACCGATCTTTTTATGAGGGAGATAACTCTTATTATAATGACAGTTATTACAAGATATATTTCGGAAAAGATTCCGGGATTATAAAATATTCCAAAGAGTCAACAGATTTTGTTTTTGTGAAGAACGGAAAAGATATTTTACGTTTTGATTTAAACGCTTATGTAAAAAAGATTGCATCGTATAATAAAGAACACAAAAAACATCAGTACGACCAGAACATTCCAAATGAGATGACGCTTTTTGAAGCCAAAAATGATTCTGTAAAAATGAAATTGTACATGACAAATATATCAGGAACGAAATCAAAACAGGAAATTAAAATAACCCAGATAAGCGGAATGATGCTTTTGAAACTTGGTTCATCTCAATCAGATACAATCCATGCAGGTATTAAATAA
- a CDS encoding 3'-5' exonuclease codes for MQVLNNIDKEKILFLDIETAPQYPDYNSMSDDFKKLWDGKAKYFKELKENNETPADVYKRAGIYAEYGKVVCITVGMFSGKSFRLKSFYGDDEKLMLEEFSALLNKYYNTEDHFLCAHNGKEFDFPFLARRILVNGIKIPHILDNAGKKPWEIKHLDTMELWKFGDYKSYTSLNLLAELFGIPSPKGDMDGSMMYKVYWENKDWDRIVKYNQKDVLTVAQVFLKFKGEKSIEEKDVVIV; via the coding sequence ATGCAGGTATTAAATAATATAGATAAAGAAAAAATTCTTTTTCTTGATATTGAAACAGCGCCTCAGTATCCTGATTACAACAGTATGTCCGATGATTTTAAAAAATTATGGGATGGCAAAGCGAAATACTTTAAAGAATTAAAAGAAAATAATGAAACACCTGCTGATGTATACAAACGTGCTGGCATTTATGCAGAATACGGAAAGGTAGTGTGTATTACGGTGGGAATGTTCAGCGGAAAATCTTTCCGCCTGAAATCATTTTACGGGGATGACGAAAAACTCATGCTGGAAGAATTTTCTGCTCTCTTAAATAAGTATTACAACACCGAAGATCATTTTCTTTGCGCGCACAACGGAAAAGAATTTGATTTCCCTTTTCTCGCCAGAAGAATTCTTGTGAACGGAATAAAAATCCCCCACATACTTGATAACGCAGGCAAAAAGCCATGGGAAATAAAACATTTGGATACCATGGAACTTTGGAAGTTTGGCGATTATAAAAGTTATACTTCTTTAAATCTTCTTGCCGAACTATTTGGCATTCCTTCTCCCAAAGGCGACATGGACGGAAGCATGATGTATAAAGTGTATTGGGAAAACAAAGACTGGGATAGAATTGTAAAGTATAATCAGAAAGATGTTTTAACTGTTGCGCAGGTGTTTCTTAAATTCAAAGGGGAAAAATCGATTGAAGAAAAAGATGTTGTAATAGTTTGA
- a CDS encoding aspartate 1-decarboxylase yields the protein MEIQILKSKIHRARVTEADLNYVGSITIDENLMDAGNLIENEQVHVLNYRNGERIITYVIKGARGSGIICMNGPAALKFAVGDDVIVLSYATMNFEKAKTFKPKLVYPDSSTNKIK from the coding sequence ATGGAAATACAAATTTTAAAATCAAAAATTCACCGTGCACGGGTTACCGAAGCCGATTTGAATTATGTGGGCAGCATTACCATTGACGAAAACCTGATGGATGCAGGCAATCTCATCGAGAACGAACAAGTGCATGTGTTGAATTATAGGAACGGTGAGCGCATAATTACTTACGTAATAAAAGGCGCGCGCGGTTCTGGAATCATCTGCATGAACGGACCTGCTGCACTCAAGTTTGCAGTGGGCGATGATGTGATTGTTCTTTCTTATGCCACTATGAATTTTGAAAAGGCAAAAACCTTTAAGCCAAAACTTGTATATCCTGACAGCAGCACGAACAAAATCAAGTAA
- a CDS encoding Ppx/GppA family phosphatase codes for MKIAIIDLGTNTFNIFIAELFPDKTYRKLYKSKISVKLGEGGINKNFIKKKPFKRGIKALKKHKRTIEEFGAEKIIAFATSAIRGASNREDFIRAAKEKTGIDIQIISGDKEAELIYYGVRSAVKMNDKSSLILDIGGGSTEFIIANKKEILWKQSFLLGAARLLEKFKPSDPIKKEEIKQIENYLEENLQPLFDMMKKNPAVELIGSSGSFDSLAEMIAYRFYDISILKGKTEYDFNFDDCEKMYEVIRKSTAKDRSHMKGLSKMRVDMMVVSAIFVDFIILRLRLKKMRLSKYSLKEGVLWELLNSSSESLNIVRS; via the coding sequence ATGAAGATTGCGATTATAGATTTAGGTACCAACACTTTCAATATTTTTATTGCTGAACTTTTCCCTGATAAAACTTACCGGAAACTTTACAAAAGCAAAATTTCCGTCAAACTTGGCGAAGGCGGAATCAATAAAAATTTTATAAAGAAAAAACCTTTTAAACGCGGGATCAAAGCCCTGAAGAAACACAAAAGAACCATTGAAGAATTTGGCGCTGAAAAAATTATTGCCTTCGCAACTTCCGCCATCCGTGGGGCAAGCAACAGGGAAGATTTCATCCGTGCGGCAAAAGAAAAAACAGGGATAGATATACAAATTATCTCAGGCGACAAAGAAGCCGAACTGATTTATTATGGTGTGCGTTCTGCTGTGAAGATGAACGACAAGTCCTCTTTAATACTGGATATTGGAGGAGGCAGCACCGAATTCATCATCGCGAACAAAAAAGAAATTCTATGGAAACAAAGTTTTCTGCTTGGTGCCGCTCGCCTGCTGGAAAAATTCAAACCCTCCGATCCGATAAAAAAAGAAGAAATAAAACAAATTGAAAATTATCTTGAAGAAAATCTTCAGCCGCTGTTTGACATGATGAAAAAAAATCCAGCAGTTGAACTAATTGGCTCATCGGGCTCTTTTGATTCACTGGCAGAAATGATAGCTTACCGCTTTTATGACATCAGCATCCTGAAAGGAAAAACAGAATATGATTTTAATTTTGATGATTGCGAAAAAATGTATGAAGTCATCCGGAAGTCAACTGCTAAAGACCGGTCACACATGAAAGGACTTTCTAAAATGCGAGTGGACATGATGGTGGTCTCTGCTATTTTTGTTGACTTCATCATCCTCCGACTCAGATTAAAGAAAATGCGCCTCTCCAAATATTCGCTGAAGGAAGGAGTGTTGTGGGAGTTGTTGAATTCTTCTTCTGAATCTTTGAATATTGTTCGCAGTTAA
- a CDS encoding flippase-like domain-containing protein, with product MKQYILPALKFLVFLGLGILLIWLVVKNLSEKDKTEIFKSLSEANYLWIILAMGLGIIAHLSRAIRWKMLLAPLGFKPKTTNTFYAVMVGYLGNLALPRLGEVLRCGILKRYEKIPLTQSFGTVIAERVIDLFTLLVLFIISAWIEYARMHEYISENIITPIKNKLHGLTENKLLLIALIGIILGGVFLFYFFRKKILQNPIAQKIKALLLGFLDGIRTIANVKSPLLFLFHSLFIWVMYLMTVYVCVFAFKETESLSFTDCLAIMCFGSLGVIATPGGIGAYQWIVLQIMLLWGFTTAMGVAFGWVVWLAQTVVVLLGGLLSFGLLAINNKEK from the coding sequence TTGAAGCAATATATTCTTCCCGCATTAAAGTTTCTTGTTTTCCTCGGACTTGGCATTCTTCTTATCTGGCTGGTAGTGAAAAACCTTTCTGAAAAAGATAAAACAGAAATTTTTAAATCGCTTTCAGAAGCAAATTATTTATGGATTATTCTTGCAATGGGTTTAGGAATTATTGCCCATCTCAGTCGCGCCATCCGATGGAAAATGCTTCTTGCCCCACTTGGTTTCAAACCTAAAACCACCAACACTTTTTACGCTGTGATGGTTGGCTATCTCGGCAATCTGGCACTTCCGCGTTTAGGGGAAGTGCTCAGATGCGGAATCCTTAAACGCTACGAAAAAATTCCGCTCACTCAATCCTTCGGAACGGTGATAGCTGAACGGGTGATTGACTTATTCACGCTCCTTGTGCTTTTCATCATCAGCGCATGGATTGAATATGCCAGAATGCATGAATACATTTCCGAAAACATAATTACTCCAATAAAAAACAAACTTCATGGGCTTACGGAAAATAAACTCTTACTGATTGCGCTGATTGGAATTATTCTCGGAGGGGTATTTCTTTTTTATTTTTTCCGAAAAAAGATTCTTCAGAATCCAATCGCTCAAAAGATAAAAGCATTACTGCTGGGTTTTCTTGACGGAATCAGAACAATAGCTAACGTAAAAAGTCCGTTGCTTTTTCTCTTTCATTCACTTTTCATCTGGGTAATGTATCTGATGACGGTTTATGTTTGTGTGTTCGCATTCAAAGAAACTGAATCGCTATCGTTTACCGACTGCCTTGCCATCATGTGCTTCGGAAGTTTAGGCGTGATTGCCACACCGGGTGGAATTGGCGCTTATCAATGGATTGTTTTGCAGATAATGCTTCTTTGGGGATTCACCACCGCTATGGGGGTTGCGTTCGGATGGGTAGTGTGGCTGGCGCAGACAGTGGTTGTATTACTTGGCGGACTATTATCTTTTGGATTGCTGGCGATAAATAATAAAGAGAAGTAA
- a CDS encoding divalent-cation tolerance protein CutA has translation MGIIFAYIICKNKSEAKKIGRVLLEEKLAACVNIFDHMQSLYWWKGKIEEANETVLIAKTTKKLFQKLSAQVKSIHSYSVPCILQIPIADGNKEYVKWLLENVK, from the coding sequence ATGGGAATCATTTTCGCGTATATCATTTGTAAAAACAAATCTGAAGCAAAAAAAATTGGCAGGGTTCTTTTGGAGGAGAAATTAGCAGCTTGCGTAAATATTTTTGACCACATGCAATCCTTGTATTGGTGGAAAGGAAAGATTGAAGAAGCAAATGAAACCGTTCTCATCGCCAAGACAACAAAAAAATTATTTCAAAAACTTTCTGCTCAAGTAAAATCAATTCACAGTTATTCTGTTCCCTGCATTTTGCAAATACCAATTGCAGATGGAAATAAGGAATACGTTAAGTGGCTACTGGAGAATGTAAAGTAA
- a CDS encoding sigma-54-dependent Fis family transcriptional regulator produces MPKILIIDDEKSIRKTLREILEYENFKVDEAADGAEGSSMAEKEDYDIVLCDIKMPKVDGMEALDRIQKSNPDTPIVMISGHGTIETAVEAVKKGAFDFIAKPLDLNRLLVTIRNAMDKTSLVSDVKVLKKKISKTYEMIGESKAIQEIQEMIEKVAPTDARVLITGANGTGKELVARWVHEKSNRANNAFIEVNCAAIPSELIESELFGHEKGAFTSAVAQRKGKFELAEGGTIFLDEIGDMSLSAQAKVLRALQENKITRVGSEKEVKVNVRVLAATNKELQKEISKGNFREDLYHRLSVIIIKVPSLNERKDDIPLLIEHFGKMICEEQGIPQKTFSKDALKELQKVSWTGNIRELRNVVERLIILGDKTISAKDVQTFAQPLKS; encoded by the coding sequence ATGCCAAAAATTTTAATCATTGACGATGAAAAATCCATCCGCAAAACCTTGCGTGAAATTTTAGAATACGAAAATTTTAAAGTGGATGAAGCCGCTGATGGCGCGGAAGGTTCTTCCATGGCGGAGAAGGAAGATTACGATATTGTTTTATGCGACATAAAAATGCCAAAAGTGGACGGCATGGAAGCACTCGACAGAATTCAAAAATCAAATCCAGATACTCCCATTGTAATGATTTCGGGGCACGGCACTATTGAAACCGCTGTGGAAGCCGTGAAGAAAGGAGCGTTTGATTTCATAGCCAAACCGCTTGATCTCAACCGCCTGCTCGTTACCATCCGCAACGCGATGGATAAGACAAGTTTGGTTTCGGATGTAAAAGTTCTTAAGAAAAAAATCTCCAAGACCTACGAAATGATTGGCGAATCGAAAGCCATTCAGGAGATTCAGGAAATGATTGAAAAAGTTGCGCCAACAGATGCGCGTGTTTTGATTACGGGCGCGAATGGAACAGGAAAAGAATTAGTGGCAAGATGGGTTCACGAAAAAAGCAACCGCGCGAACAACGCTTTCATTGAAGTAAACTGCGCTGCCATTCCGAGCGAACTGATTGAAAGCGAACTTTTCGGACATGAAAAAGGAGCATTCACATCGGCAGTTGCTCAGCGAAAAGGGAAATTTGAACTGGCAGAAGGCGGAACAATTTTTCTGGATGAGATTGGCGACATGAGTTTATCGGCACAGGCAAAAGTGTTGCGCGCATTACAGGAAAATAAAATCACACGTGTAGGAAGCGAGAAAGAAGTGAAAGTGAATGTTCGCGTGCTTGCCGCTACCAACAAAGAACTGCAAAAAGAAATTTCTAAAGGAAATTTTCGGGAAGACTTATATCACCGTCTCAGCGTAATTATAATCAAAGTTCCTTCCCTGAATGAACGAAAAGATGACATTCCGCTTTTGATAGAACATTTTGGAAAAATGATTTGCGAAGAGCAGGGCATTCCGCAAAAAACTTTTTCCAAAGACGCGCTGAAAGAACTTCAGAAAGTAAGCTGGACAGGAAATATCCGCGAACTAAGAAACGTAGTGGAGCGCCTCATCATTCTCGGAGATAAAACTATTTCCGCAAAAGATGTGCAGACCTTTGCGCAACCGCTGAAGAGTTAA
- a CDS encoding T9SS type A sorting domain-containing protein, with protein sequence MKKLITRAAILISTFCAFTFNAKANIDTVQVANFSFTPNSLTLCLGDTIRFVWASGTHNVHILTPIDSTSNNLTGAGDTYDFTPTSAVTYTYECGIHGSMMSGTFTVNVPPSVDLGADVTQCVSALLDAGNPGSTYLWSDASTSQTLTVSSSGTYSVIATNMCGADTDTVMVTINPGVVINLGPDTITCAASVVLDAMNAGPTYLWSTGESTQTISITASGAYYVDVTDGNGCMGSDTILATFNTSPVVNLGADVTQCGGNVLLDAGNPGDTYLWSDASTDQTLTVSASGTYSVVVTNSCGTSSDTVDVTINTLPTVSIADVTQCGGTVLLDAGNPGDTYLWSDASTDQTLTVSVSGNYSVVVTNPATGCAGSDGAVITINTPPVVSLGADATVCGSTMLDAGNPGSTYLWSDASTNQTLTISAPGTYSVLVTDVNGCTGSDTVIVTINALPVIVAGSSVTICSGSSTTLTGSGGITYAWVPGGQTTASIVVSPPSTTSYTVTGTDANGCSNTAVVAVTVNNGPVVTTSSTPSACGQNDGTATANPSGGTPPYVYVWISGQTTQTVTGLAAGSYTVCVTDAGGCQSCSQAAVTTSGSSSLQTTFAAGNAQNGNMFDVTAINNLIITGIDGHPQANTDYEIYYKTGTHVGFETTAGAWTLAGSVTGVVAQVSPTPTPIPIALNINVPAGQTYALYATCTSAGISQNYTNGTAVGNIYVQDANIQIKEGKGVAYPFGSNFQPRIWNGIIHYCSGPVGTQDNLITLERGVNVYPNPFTSTATVVVAGADIHNGADFMLFDLFGREIKKMKIETNTFDLSRNNTPAGVYFYRVNDSEGTVGTGKIVIE encoded by the coding sequence ATGAAAAAATTAATTACAAGAGCTGCAATCCTGATCTCAACTTTCTGTGCGTTTACATTTAATGCAAAGGCAAACATTGATACTGTTCAGGTAGCCAATTTTTCCTTTACACCCAATTCTCTGACCTTATGTTTAGGTGACACCATTCGTTTTGTATGGGCGAGCGGAACTCATAACGTACATATTCTGACTCCTATTGACAGCACATCAAACAATTTAACCGGTGCAGGAGATACATATGATTTTACACCTACATCTGCCGTAACTTATACCTACGAATGCGGTATTCATGGTTCCATGATGTCGGGTACTTTTACTGTTAACGTGCCTCCTTCAGTTGATCTCGGTGCCGATGTAACGCAATGCGTAAGTGCTTTACTTGATGCAGGCAATCCGGGTTCCACCTATCTATGGTCGGATGCTTCAACCAGTCAAACCCTTACCGTATCTTCTTCAGGAACTTATTCTGTTATCGCAACAAATATGTGCGGTGCTGATACCGATACAGTGATGGTAACTATAAATCCGGGAGTTGTAATAAATCTCGGACCTGATACTATTACTTGTGCTGCAAGCGTAGTGCTTGATGCTATGAATGCCGGACCCACTTATTTGTGGTCAACGGGCGAAAGCACGCAAACAATTTCTATTACTGCTTCAGGAGCATATTATGTGGATGTTACCGATGGAAACGGATGTATGGGTTCAGATACCATCCTGGCAACATTCAACACGTCTCCTGTTGTAAATCTTGGAGCCGATGTTACCCAATGTGGGGGAAATGTTCTATTGGATGCAGGAAATCCAGGCGATACTTATCTTTGGTCAGATGCATCCACCGATCAAACACTCACAGTTTCTGCTTCAGGAACTTATTCTGTGGTGGTAACAAATAGTTGCGGCACTTCTTCAGACACGGTGGATGTTACTATCAATACTCTTCCAACCGTAAGTATTGCTGATGTAACTCAATGCGGTGGAACAGTTCTGCTCGATGCAGGAAATCCGGGCGATACTTATCTTTGGTCAGATGCTTCAACCGATCAAACGCTTACCGTTTCTGTTTCTGGAAACTATTCAGTAGTTGTTACTAATCCTGCTACGGGTTGTGCAGGTTCCGATGGCGCGGTAATTACCATCAACACGCCTCCGGTAGTCAGCTTAGGAGCTGATGCAACCGTTTGCGGAAGCACAATGCTGGATGCTGGAAATCCGGGTTCTACCTATTTATGGTCAGATGCGTCAACCAATCAAACACTCACCATTTCTGCTCCCGGAACCTATTCTGTTTTAGTAACCGATGTTAATGGATGCACGGGTTCGGATACCGTGATTGTTACTATTAATGCTCTTCCTGTTATTGTTGCCGGAAGCAGCGTTACCATTTGCAGCGGCTCTTCAACCACACTTACAGGTTCTGGCGGAATAACCTATGCATGGGTACCGGGCGGACAAACTACCGCAAGCATTGTAGTTTCTCCCCCTTCAACAACTTCTTATACTGTAACAGGCACCGATGCTAACGGATGTTCAAATACAGCAGTGGTTGCGGTTACAGTTAACAACGGACCAGTTGTTACAACTTCTTCAACCCCCTCTGCTTGCGGGCAAAACGATGGAACAGCAACGGCAAATCCTTCGGGCGGAACTCCTCCTTATGTATATGTGTGGATAAGTGGGCAAACCACTCAAACAGTAACAGGACTTGCCGCGGGTAGTTATACCGTTTGTGTAACAGATGCAGGCGGGTGTCAGTCCTGCTCTCAAGCTGCTGTTACTACTTCTGGCAGCAGCAGTTTGCAAACCACTTTTGCGGCTGGCAATGCGCAAAACGGAAATATGTTTGATGTTACTGCAATCAACAACCTTATTATTACAGGTATTGACGGACATCCGCAGGCAAACACCGACTATGAGATTTATTATAAGACCGGCACCCATGTTGGCTTTGAAACTACTGCTGGCGCTTGGACACTTGCAGGAAGTGTTACCGGTGTAGTGGCTCAGGTATCGCCAACCCCAACGCCTATTCCTATCGCGTTAAACATAAACGTTCCTGCGGGACAAACTTATGCGCTTTACGCAACCTGCACCAGTGCCGGCATAAGCCAGAATTATACCAACGGCACTGCGGTTGGAAATATTTATGTGCAGGATGCAAATATTCAGATTAAGGAAGGCAAAGGAGTTGCTTATCCTTTCGGATCAAACTTCCAGCCCCGCATCTGGAACGGAATCATTCACTATTGCTCTGGTCCAGTGGGCACACAAGACAATCTTATTACATTAGAAAGAGGCGTGAATGTTTATCCTAATCCGTTCACTTCAACAGCAACGGTTGTTGTAGCAGGAGCAGATATTCATAACGGTGCTGACTTCATGCTCTTTGATTTATTTGGAAGAGAGATAAAGAAAATGAAGATTGAAACCAACACTTTTGATCTCAGCCGCAATAATACCCCTGCTGGTGTTTACTTCTACCGTGTGAACGATTCAGAAGGAACAGTTGGAACGGGAAAGATTGTGATTGAATAA
- a CDS encoding ABC transporter permease, producing MSKISIIIKREYFSRVKKKSFIIMTILGPFLFAAIGIIPIWFSMQDEAKHFIEVIDDSKLVDGFLKDSKNVKYDYPPVTLEVAQRDFYKTNYTAILWVPENILISKKSILYFKTNPGIMVQERIRSEIEDILYENQLEGQGIDMKKVDAARIPINVLTEKQSESGTSERTNTGVSMVIGFGAGFLIYIFIFLYGIQVMQGVIEEKTNRIVEVIISSVRPFQLMMGKIIGVAMVGLTQFILWVVLTMILFGVGQVTFLKDFSQLKNSAVQQNVIPSMPNQLPNQNNISYSEAADLIRGFEHINFAQILFCFLFYFLGGYLLYSAMFAAIGSAIDSEADKQQFMMPATIPLIIAFIAAQFIMQNPESPLAFWFSVIPFTSPIVMMVRLPFGVPMWELALSMTLLVVGFIFMTWLAGKIYRTGILMYGKKVSYKELWKWLRYSG from the coding sequence ATGTCAAAGATTTCCATCATCATAAAACGCGAATACTTTTCAAGGGTGAAAAAGAAATCGTTTATCATCATGACGATTCTTGGACCGTTTCTTTTTGCCGCCATCGGAATTATTCCCATCTGGTTTTCCATGCAGGATGAGGCAAAACACTTTATTGAAGTGATTGATGATTCAAAACTGGTGGATGGATTTCTGAAAGACAGCAAGAATGTAAAATATGATTACCCTCCCGTTACTCTTGAAGTTGCACAAAGAGATTTTTACAAAACTAATTACACCGCCATACTCTGGGTACCTGAAAATATTCTTATCTCAAAAAAATCCATCCTTTATTTCAAAACCAATCCTGGCATTATGGTGCAGGAGCGCATTCGTTCAGAAATAGAAGACATACTTTATGAAAATCAATTGGAAGGACAGGGCATTGATATGAAAAAAGTAGATGCAGCCCGCATTCCGATTAATGTTCTTACAGAAAAACAATCCGAGTCTGGGACTTCTGAAAGAACGAATACGGGCGTGAGCATGGTGATTGGTTTCGGTGCGGGCTTCCTGATTTATATTTTTATTTTTCTGTACGGAATTCAAGTCATGCAAGGTGTGATTGAAGAAAAAACTAACCGAATTGTAGAGGTAATTATTTCTTCCGTACGTCCGTTTCAACTCATGATGGGAAAAATCATTGGTGTTGCAATGGTTGGATTGACGCAATTTATTTTGTGGGTCGTACTCACCATGATTCTCTTTGGAGTCGGGCAAGTAACTTTCCTGAAAGATTTTTCTCAACTGAAAAATTCTGCCGTTCAACAAAATGTAATTCCCAGCATGCCGAACCAACTTCCTAATCAGAACAACATAAGTTATTCCGAAGCAGCTGATTTGATAAGAGGATTTGAGCATATAAACTTTGCACAGATATTATTTTGCTTTTTGTTTTATTTCCTCGGAGGTTATTTGCTTTACAGCGCCATGTTTGCCGCTATTGGGTCTGCGATTGACAGTGAAGCCGACAAGCAGCAGTTCATGATGCCCGCTACTATTCCGCTCATCATCGCTTTCATTGCCGCACAGTTCATCATGCAAAATCCTGAAAGTCCGCTTGCATTCTGGTTTTCTGTCATTCCCTTTACATCGCCCATCGTGATGATGGTGCGTTTACCTTTTGGCGTTCCGATGTGGGAACTCGCTTTGTCAATGACCTTGCTTGTTGTGGGTTTTATTTTTATGACCTGGCTCGCAGGAAAAATTTACCGTACAGGAATATTAATGTATGGCAAAAAAGTTTCTTACAAAGAATTGTGGAAGTGGCTTCGTTACTCAGGCTAA